ATATAATTGGTGGTATTATTGATTAAACTTGTAGTATTTGACTTAGATAACGTTATTATTGATGGTGAAGCAATAGATGAGATAGGTAAATTAGCAAACGTTGAAGAAGAAATAGCTGAAATTACTGAAAAAGCTATGCAAGGTGAAATTGACTTTGAAACTTCTATCAAAGATAGAGTCCAACTTCTTGAAGGAACTTCTATTGAAGATATCGAAAAACTCGCTGATGAACTCCCATTAATGTCTGGTGCTGAAGAAACCATCAACGCATTAAAAGAAAATGATGTAGATGTAGCTATCATTAGTGGTAGTTTTGATGTAGTGGCTGAAAAAGTAAAAGACAAACTCGGTGTAGACGCAGTTTATACCAATAGTTTCACAGTCGAAGAAGGTAAATTAACTGGTGAAGTGACTGGTCCTTTAGTATCCGGATCCAAACTGGACGTATTGAAAGACCACGTCGAAGAAGCAGGAATTACACTTGAAGATGTAGTTGCTGTTGGAGATGGCGCTAACGACATTTCCATGATCGAATCAGCTGGCTGCGGTATTGCATTCAATGCAAAAGATTCCGTAAAAGAAATAGCTGATGTAGTAGTAGATGAAAAAGACTTGACAAAAGTCTTAGATGAAATCCTTAATCAATTAACCACTGATGATGCTGAAGAAGAAGCTGTTGAAGAAGTAGAAGCTCAAGAAGCTGAAGACGTTGAAGAAGCTGAAGTTCAAGATGCTGAAGCTGAAACCGAAGAAGAAGCTGAAGAAGAATCCGAAGAGGAATCTGAAGAAGAAGCTGAAGAAGCTGAAGCTGAGGAAGAAGCTAAAGAAGAAAAACCTGAATTTGTTCTCGCTGACACCATGGAAGGTGTAAGAAAACAAAAAGATGAAAAAGAAGCTG
This is a stretch of genomic DNA from uncultured Methanobrevibacter sp.. It encodes these proteins:
- the serB gene encoding phosphoserine phosphatase SerB; protein product: MIKLVVFDLDNVIIDGEAIDEIGKLANVEEEIAEITEKAMQGEIDFETSIKDRVQLLEGTSIEDIEKLADELPLMSGAEETINALKENDVDVAIISGSFDVVAEKVKDKLGVDAVYTNSFTVEEGKLTGEVTGPLVSGSKLDVLKDHVEEAGITLEDVVAVGDGANDISMIESAGCGIAFNAKDSVKEIADVVVDEKDLTKVLDEILNQLTTDDAEEEAVEEVEAQEAEDVEEAEVQDAEAETEEEAEEESEEESEEEAEEAEAEEEAKEEKPEFVLADTMEGVRKQKDEKEAEISKVADEREEFNKEAREQRKIRDELNASLKENLNKAIEYRNERNEINKEVEAAKKARNEANAKIKNLEWNSGKRNKVKIENEIKKIDKIIETRVLDIKKENQLVKNANDLRKQLMEIHEDESAKAEADELRKESEEAHEKVIALSEKAQAAHEEMLKYFRKTDDIRTAADDAHKKFIQARRDAAAKHDEFKAILSDIHVINRKLGSNKPKRRKSDKKGSSGANKNREEKQRAEEIFEKFKQGGKVSTEELLLLQKYNIG